Proteins encoded together in one Centropristis striata isolate RG_2023a ecotype Rhode Island chromosome 6, C.striata_1.0, whole genome shotgun sequence window:
- the LOC131973734 gene encoding drebrin, whose product MCCFFFLGCDFREMNSRRRAMASEEESKKANQAQREAEAERRLAEKERQERTAECLSWREKHQELADSFRAQEDMKALRQNKACQANIKSYFLCMTESDQRVKILKNQDGNPRNFTEGDPVFISTPESSPEEPERSSSRTMLRVSAPHTGRDQGPSHFDELPAFEGGRPDSAPSRRSRKVVDYFWIPTDQE is encoded by the exons atgtgttgttttttttttttgggatgtgATTTCAGGGAGATGAATTCGAGGCGCAGAGCGATGGCGTCGGAGGAGGAGAGCAAAAAGGCGAACCAGGCTCAGCGGGAGGCCGAGGCAGAGAGACGTCTGGCTGAGAAGGAACGGCAGGAGAGGACGGCCGAGTGTCTCAGCTGGAGGGAGAAACACCAGGAGTTAGCCGACAGCTTCAGAGCTCAGGAGGACATGAAGGCCCTGAGGCAGAACAAAGCA TGTCAGGCCAACATCAAGAGTTATTTCCTCTGCATGACAGAAAGCGATCAACGGGTTAAAATTCTCAAAAATCAAGACGGGAACCCGAGAAATTTTACG GAGGGAGACCCCGTGTTCATCTCCACCCCCGAGTCCAGTCCTGAAGAGCCTGAGAGGAGTTCATCAAG GACCATGCTGAGGGTCTCGGCCCCCCACACGGGAAGGGACCAGGGCCCGAGTCACTTCGATGAGCTGCCGGCCTTCGAAGGGGGCCGACCGGACTCGGCTCCTTCACGCAGGAGCAGGAAGGTGGTGGATTACTTCTGGATTCCTACAGACCAGGAATAG